The Capricornis sumatraensis isolate serow.1 chromosome 15, serow.2, whole genome shotgun sequence DNA segment CTCTAAAATGACTGCTTCCATTCCAGCCAGGGAAGGAATTACTTCCAaaagatgaaaatggaaaactgaTATTTGACTCAGTGGATCTCTGTCACACGTGGGAGGTGAGTCCAGGGAGGAGAGAACAAAAGGAGGAGTCAGCAGAGGAGGAACCTCCTTCATTTCTTCCACCTGTGAGAATGGGCTGTGGACCATCAGACTCAGCAGTTCATGAATCTAAGGGCATGGATGCTGGTGTTGTGGGGAGGAAACCATTGCTGAAATGTTCACAAAGAGGAACGAAGGAGGAGAATATGGGGGcagttatggcaacccactccagtactcttgcctgggaaatcccatggatggaggagcctggtaggctacagtccttggggtcgcgaagagtcagacacgactgagcaacttcactttcacttttcactttcctgcactggagaaggaaatggcaacccactccagtgttcttgcctggagaatcccagggacgggggagcctggtgggctgccatctatggagtcacacagagtcggacacgactgacgtgacttagcagcagacaggCATCTCTTTCCTTTCATGTGATATgtcttttggggtttttttctaaGGAGGGGGCCATAATTCCTTTTATATCATGATCTTCTTCCTGATTTTTCTTCTTGATAGTCAAGAGTAATTTTTGATGGATGAGTGTGATTACTGATGATTTGACGCATTTATTCTTGCTCTAACATTCCGTGTAATTGTtcaccacccctccctcccaggccctggagaaGTGTAAGGATGCAGGGCTGACCAAGTCCATCGGCGTGTCCAACTTCAACCACAAGCAGCTGGAGAAGATCCTGAACAAGCCGGGGCTCAAGTACAAGCCCGTCTGCAACCAGGTGAGCAGCTcagctcctctccctcctgctcttcaGAACCTCCTTCTTGCCCTGGAGCCAGATGTCTGTCTGTCCTCCCCTCCTGTTCATCTGACCTTTGTAGGTCAGCGGATTCTAGAGAGCAGAGCCACTCTAGATGGTGTGAATAGAATCTGTAGCAGTATCTCTGCTTGACAGTCTGGGTGGAAAAGGTGGGATGCCTTCCTTCTAAACTGTGGGTAGAACTCAGAACTAGAAGAAGGAGGCGTTTCCCTGAGATGAAAGAATAAGCAGATGGAGGGAAAAGTGCCCTGAAGAGAACTGCATACAGGAAGGAAGACAATGAAAACATGGAATCAGAGGTAAATTAATAAAGAGTCACAACAGCTGAGATGGATTTTAAGGGTTTGTGTGGGGTTCTGATGTCTGAATTCTTGGTCTAGTTGTCTCAGCATTTATGAGTCTTAAACAGGGAGTACAGTTCAAAAAAAATGtgttgggggtgatgaaaatcaTCCAGGTTAGAGGATGAAGTTAAAGGCTCAAGGTGATACTAGTaatttatgaaacatttaaaaaagcaagagagttccagaaaaacatctatttctgctttattgactatgccaaagtcttttactgtgtggatcacaataaactgtggaaaattctgaaagagatgggaatagcagaccacctgacctgcctcttgagaaatctgtatgcaggtcaggaagcaacagttagaactggacatggaacaacagactggttccaaagaggaaaaggagtacatcaaggctgtatattgtcaccctgctaatttaacttctatgcagagtacatcttgagaaacactggactggaagaaacacaagctggaatcaagactgccgggagaaatatcaataacctcagatatgcagatgacaccacccttatggcagaaagtgaagaagagctaaaaagcctcttgatgaaagtgaaagaagagagtgaaaaagttggcttaaagctcaacattgagaaaacgaagatcatggcatctggtcccatcactccatgggaaataggtggagaaacagtggaaacagtgtcagactttattttttgggctccaaaatcactgcagatggtgattgcagccatgaaattaaaagacgcttactcctcggaagaaaagttatgaccaacctagatagtatatgcaaaagcagagacattactttgtcgactaaggtctgtctagtcagttcagttcatttcagtcgctcagtcaagtccaactctttgtgaccccatgaatcgcagcacgccaggcctccttgtccatcaccaactcccggagttcactcagactcacgtccatcgagtccgtgatgccatccagccatctcatcctgggttgtccccttctcctcctgcccccaatccctcccagcatcagagtcttttccaatgagtcaactctccgcatgaggtgtccaaagtactggagcttcagcttcagcatcattccttccaaagaaatcccagggctgatctccttcagaatggacaggttgtatttccttgcagtccaagggactctcaagagtcttctccaataccacagttcaaactcatcaattctttggtgctcagccttctttacagtccaactctcacagtccaactctcacatgaccacaggaaaaaccatagcctcgactagacggaccttagttggcaaggtaatgtctctacttttaaatatactatctaggttggtcataacttttctcccaaggagtaagcgtcttttaatttcatggctgcagtcaccatctgcagtgattttggagccccccaaaataaagtctgacactgtttctactgtttccccatctctttcccatgaagtaatgggaccagatgccatgatcttcgttttctgaatgttgagctttaagccagctttttcactctcctctttcactttcatcaagaggctttttagctcctcttcactttctgccataagggtggtgtcatctgcatatctagtcaaggctatggtttttccagcagtcatgtatggatgtgagagttggactgtgaagaaggctgagtgctgaagaattgatgcttttgaattgtggtgttggagaagactcttgagagtcccttggactgcaaggagatccaaccagtccattctgaaggagatcaactctgggatttctttggaaggaatgatgctaaagctgaagctccagtactttggctacctcatgcgaagagttgactcattggaaaagactctgatgctgggagggattgggggcaggaggagaaggggacaacccaggatgagatggctggatggcatcacggactcaatggacgtgagtctgagtgaactccgggagttggtgatggacaaggaggcctggcgtgctgcaattcaaggggtcacaaagaattcgacatgactgagtgactgaactgaactgaactgatataatcaAATGTATAGCATAGCTTTTGATTACTCAGTCTTGGACTGGTTCTCCTAGCCTTGTCTATTATAAAATTAACTGTATAAATacacttttttctgtttttctgttgatgTTGGCATTTCCAGTTTTCATTTAATGTTCTACTGTTTCCTTTAGCCTTTGAAAACTTTTAGTCTTTCTCTGTCATATTAATATTGCCTTTGCATATAATCTGACACTCTTCTCTTTGGGCATTCTACAGGTGGAATGTCACCCTTATCTCAACCAAGGGAAACTGTTGGATTTCTGCAAGTCACATGAAATTGTTCTTGTTGCCTATGCTGCTCTGGGATCCCAACGAGTAAAAGAATGGTATTGAATCCTAATGAAAACAACGGGGAGTTGCCCTGAAATTCAATTtttgatgaaataatttaaataacacAGCACTCAGATAACTCTCAtaggcagaggggagagaggggtgggatgaaatGAATCCTTCTCTTTTATCTTCCCATCACCCAGACAATTTTTCTACATTGTATTAGCTTGTAGACTCATCAATAACAAATATCTGCATTGAAATCTATATAGAATCCCCCGGTTGAGACCAGAGACACAGGCTGATGTCATGATTTACTTTTAAACTAATGAACACATTTGTAAAAAGAGATGTTGCAAACCTCACTTACCTTAAATCTAAATTTGGGATAATAATATGCTCAGTATATCATGatagaaaaaaattcagtttgaagcatttctatgaacatctatagaaaaataatgataaaataaatgtctCTTATTTTTGAGACTACTCAATATTTATCAGTAccttaaaaagtgaaatttaaaaagaattcttgggctttcccTACTGTTTCTCTATTCATGCCCTCGATTGCAGAAGAAAAACAACCCctgagaattaaagaaaataatccaCAATTTGGCATTCTGGTCTCAACTCAATAATGCATCCGAATCACCTGCAGAGCTCTGTAAACACAGAATGGGAAGTGATTCAGTTGAGGTTCTGATTCAGTTTGTCTTAAGCTCAGCCATggaatttgtatttctaataatatcccaagtgatgctgatgctgccggTCCCTGGACCACACTTTGGGAAGCTCTGGCCTAGAGTGGACCTACTTGTTCTTTGTGAAAAGCCTCCTTAGAAACTGCATAGTCTCAGCTCCTCAGCATTTCTGAAATTCCTTCCAGGGTGAACCCAAACCACCCCGTTCTCCTGGAGGACCCAGTTCTCTCTGCCATTGCTCAAAAGCACAAGAAAACAGCAGCTCTGATTGCCCTTCGCTACCAGATACAACGCGGGGTTGTGGTTCTGGCCAAGGGTAACAACAAGAAGTGGATCAAAGAGAACATGCAGGTGATGAGCAGGGCTGTGGGCAGAGGGCTCCGAAGGAAAATATCTTACTTTCTCTGTTCTCAATTGATAAAATTGCATTATGTGATTTTTCCTAGACTGTTTGAACTGCTCTATCAAAATACCACAGGCTGAGTGgctgtgaaaaaaattaaatttgtttctcacagttgtGAAGCTGTAGATCTGAGATCAGGGTACCTGTGTGGTTGGGTGAGGGCTCTCCTCCAGGTCACAGGCTTCTCCTTGTATCTTTACATGTTGGAGGGGAAACAGAGCTCTCCCAAGTCTCTTATATGAATATGATATTCTTGAAATCTCATTTGTGAGGCCTCTGACATCATGACTTACTCCTCCCACAAAGGCTCCATTTTTAACACCataacatgtgaatttgggggcACAAAAATTTTCTTTAACTTCCAAAGCCTTGTGGTTTTATTACTATTTCCCTGAATACTAATAGGCTTTCATCTTCATACATTTAATCTTTTTGAGTTTCTGTCTTTGTGAAGTTCCTCTTAATGACTTTGTCCACTTTAGCTAGGttgtttctcttttgatttatttGTAGGAGATGATTATTCTGCCCTTAGCTGTACAGGAAACTCTCCCCAGTTTCAGGATTTAATGCAGAGTTCATTTGTGTATCTGAATCTGTGGTTTGAAAATGAGCCTGTACTCAGCTCTGCTATTGTCCTCTAGGCTGGGCTCTTTTGTGCATTTGCAGTTCAGTGCTGAGCAGCTCAGGAGTTCTGCTTTAGCAGGTGGATGTGGCtcttgtcagaggagcctgaagacTCCTCTGTATAATTTTTATTGGCTAGAATAAGGTAACTAACCTAGTCTTCTTTTCAGCACAGTGATATGATTCTCAGTCAGTGAGTGGGGAGAAAAACCTCTTCcttttgggtcacaaagagtcagacatactaagtgactgaataacaaaaacaactgTCCATATTTTCCACAGATTTTCCTTGTCAACTCTGCCACATATCATGTGTCCATAAGTACATTTCTGCCCACTCATTTCTATTTAACGATTTCTGTACTGTGCTACTGAAGTAAAAAATAAGTTTTGCTTTTCAGTATGGTACATTCTTCTATTTTAAGGATGTCTTGACTGCTTTTGACTAGTTCTTCTCTTATTTAAAATTCAGTATCACTATACCAACTTCCACAACAGAATATGCGTTTAAGTCTTTGGTTTATGTTGCATTGAAACAAGAGAACTCAttggagaaaatgaatttctttacAAAATTGAGCTTTCCATTTCATTGTTATAAagtgaatttttaataatttgttgtTCCTTAATGTTTAAACACTTTTCATAACTCTCCCCAGGAAGGTATAtacataaagtttttttttagatCCAATCATAGATAATGAGTAGTTTGATATCAGATTCCTGAACAGGCTTTCTCAGGGGAGCCTCCTTCCCACATTGCTTCAGCTGAATGCTGTCACCCTTAGGGTGTGTTGGGGAGAGGCAATCAGTCTAATGTCAGCTCAAGTTCAGGTATCGAGTCTGGAGTGTCTAAAAGCAGTgtgtttggaaaaaagaaaacggTTTTAGATTTTTTGTCTGAAGTAATTCACTTAGAAAGATAAGTGACTGATGCACTGTAATGTTTGTGAGGTgaacagagaaggagaaggtgtGGGAAGGGAGAGGTGAAAACTCAGCAGAAGGTCCAAGGCTTGTTCATCTGGAAGCTGAGGAGAGACATGGCTTCCCTGTCCCCTCTTCTTGTCTCCATCCAGTTGGAAAGTCCTCCAGTCCCCAGGGGAAGGCTGGCTCCTTGGGGGATAGGTCAATGtgattcttctttccttccaggTGTTTGAGTTTGAACTGACTCCAGAAGACGTGAAAGCAATCGATGGCCTCAACAGAAATATAAGATATTACGAATTTCACCTGTAAGTGACTTGCCTATGTTTCCCACAAATACTGTTTTCTGGGGCAGGCAGGTCAGCAGGAGAACTTagcttttaaaaagcttaaatCTAGGAAAACAGTGCTGATTTCTAGAGTAGGAGTAAACCAGGGGCTTCCTGCAGACCTCAGACCAGAGGTTTCCTCCAGGGCTCTGTCTCTGACCAAGAGGAATGTGATGGGGCCCAGGCCAGCCCATCAATAAAATCACTGAGTTGACATCCTGGTGAATTCACTACTTTGTGTCCCTAATCCCTGTGCCTGGTATGCCTCCTATCAAGACTGAGGGACCCAGGAAACACAGAAGGCACAGGGCCTGCAGCCCTGTATTCTTTCAGGGTCCTGTGAACATGTTTAATCTCTATTTCTTTCTACATCAGtggaaaattattatattaataataattgtaTAATAATGAATCCATCATAAATTGCATTCAAGttttgctgttatttagtcactcagtcatttccaactcttggtatcacatggactgtagcccactaggctcgtctgtccctgggatttcccaggtaagaatactgaagtgagttgccatttccttcttcaggggatttgctgactcagggatcaaacccatgtctcctgctttgcaggtggatcctttaccactgagccacctaggaagcctgcaATCATGTTAATCCCAACACAACTATAAAATGTATTGTAGATGTTTTTTAATGGAGGAAGGTCCTAGAAAGGCCAACATCCATCCGTGCTACAATGTCACGTGGGCCTGCCTCCACCCTGTCCCCTAAGGGTCTGGTGGACATTCTCCTTTATGGACGTTTCTTCACCAAGACACCATCTACTTCCTACAGATCAATCTCTCACTGCCCTTTCTTCCCTATTACAACTCCTATGTCCTCATCCTTGTTATCTCACAAAACTGAATTACAAGTAGATCTTGAGCATAACTGACCCTCCAGTGAGTGACTGCCTAGCAGGACACACTCAGGTAAGATAGTCTGGGTCTCTCTGGTTCCTTGAGTCAAGACTCACACCACTGTTGTATTTGTCCATCAGAGGTCCATCCCCTGGGGAGCCCCTACCATCTTGGCTTTGATTTAGTCACTAACATTGAATTCCAGCTGCCTAATTACTGCAGGACGATGTCAGGATTGATGGGACAGAGGGCTAATCAAACAGGGAGAATTTGGAAGGGAGTTTAGAGAGAAGGCAATAACAATTATTGGAGAAATGAAATTTTGTTTCCAATGACAGATTTCAAAACTCTCCCTATTGTTTTTATAGCTATAATGCTTCTGATAAAAGACATGAGAATTGTAAAAAAGGTGGATAGTTACTTTTTTGTACTTACAGGTTTTTAAGTATAATTGTATGTTTTCCTTCATTAGGCTGTGAATGCCTAGACTTATTTATCTTTGTGGGCTCGGGTCATTAGCCAGGCTCCTGGTCCTTGGAATCGCTGCGAATGCATTCTTTAA contains these protein-coding regions:
- the LOC138091474 gene encoding prostaglandin F synthase 1-like isoform X1; translation: MDPTRQKVKLNDGHFIPVLGFGTYAPEEVAKKEALEFTPFAIEVGFRHIDCAHFYQNEEQVGQAIQRKIADGTVKREDIFCTSKLWCTSFRPELVRPALERSLKKLQLDYVDLYIIHFPLALKPGKELLPKDENGKLIFDSVDLCHTWEALEKCKDAGLTKSIGVSNFNHKQLEKILNKPGLKYKPVCNQVECHPYLNQGKLLDFCKSHEIVLVAYAALGSQRVKEWVNPNHPVLLEDPVLSAIAQKHKKTAALIALRYQIQRGVVVLAKGNNKKWIKENMQVFEFELTPEDVKAIDGLNRNIRYYEFHLGVGQPGYPFSEEY
- the LOC138091474 gene encoding prostaglandin F synthase 1-like isoform X2, producing MDPTRQKVKLNDGHFIPVLGFGTYAPEEVAKKEALEFTPFAIEVGFRHIDCAHFYQNEEQVGQAIQRKIADGTVKREDIFCTSKLWCTSFRPELVRPALERSLKKLQLDYVDLYIIHFPLALKPGKELLPKDENGKLIFDSVDLCHTWEALEKCKDAGLTKSIGVSNFNHKQLEKILNKPGLKYKPVCNQVECHPYLNQGKLLDFCKSHEIVLVAYAALGSQRVKEWVNPNHPVLLEDPVLSAIAQKHKKTAALIALRYQIQRGVVVLAKGNNKKWIKENMQVFEFELTPEDVKAIDGLNRNIRYYEFHLD
- the LOC138091474 gene encoding prostaglandin F synthase 1-like isoform X3 codes for the protein MDPTRQKVKLNDGHFIPVLGFGTYAPEEVAKKEALEFTPFAIEVGFRHIDCAHFYQNEEQVGQAIQRKIADGTVKREDIFCTSKLWCTSFRPELVRPALERSLKKLQLDYVDLYIIHFPLALKALEKCKDAGLTKSIGVSNFNHKQLEKILNKPGLKYKPVCNQVECHPYLNQGKLLDFCKSHEIVLVAYAALGSQRVKEWVNPNHPVLLEDPVLSAIAQKHKKTAALIALRYQIQRGVVVLAKGNNKKWIKENMQVFEFELTPEDVKAIDGLNRNIRYYEFHLGVGQPGYPFSEEY